The following are encoded together in the Burkholderiaceae bacterium DAT-1 genome:
- the rapZ gene encoding RNase adapter RapZ yields MSASCAQVILISGLSGSGKSIALRLLEDLGFFCLDNLPATLLDATLDELQGDGIRQVAISVDIRSAQTLPVIPSVVRMLRDKGVDVRFLFLEAKDEVLLMRYSETRRRHPLTNQSPELTVAECIRLEREMMSPILEMTHRIDTSDLKANDLRQWLKQWLGLDQARLTLIFESFGFKHGLPLDADYVFDVRCLPNPYYTPALRPMTGLDLPVADFLRAEASVGAMQAQIAGFLATWLPAFDQDNRSYVTVAIGCTGGQHRSVYLAEQLAAAFASDRQVLVRHRQLTGDARG; encoded by the coding sequence ATGAGCGCCAGTTGTGCTCAGGTTATTCTGATCAGCGGATTATCAGGATCCGGAAAGAGTATTGCGCTGCGATTGCTCGAAGACCTCGGCTTTTTCTGCCTCGACAACCTCCCTGCCACCTTGCTGGATGCCACGCTGGATGAACTGCAGGGAGATGGTATTCGTCAGGTGGCCATTAGTGTCGATATTCGTAGCGCACAAACGCTGCCTGTCATCCCCAGCGTAGTACGCATGCTGCGTGACAAAGGGGTCGATGTCCGTTTCCTGTTTCTGGAAGCCAAAGACGAAGTTCTGTTAATGCGCTACTCGGAGACACGACGTCGCCATCCGCTCACCAATCAATCGCCGGAACTCACCGTTGCCGAATGTATTCGCCTTGAACGCGAAATGATGTCGCCGATTCTGGAAATGACACACAGGATTGATACCAGCGACCTCAAGGCGAACGATCTGCGACAGTGGCTGAAGCAATGGCTGGGGCTCGATCAGGCACGCCTGACCTTGATTTTTGAGTCATTCGGATTCAAACACGGCCTGCCACTCGATGCCGACTATGTGTTTGATGTACGCTGCCTGCCCAATCCGTACTACACACCTGCTTTGCGACCGATGACAGGTCTGGATTTGCCTGTCGCTGACTTCTTGCGTGCAGAGGCCTCCGTAGGCGCCATGCAGGCGCAGATAGCGGGATTTCTTGCCACATGGCTGCCCGCATTCGATCAGGACAACCGAAGTTACGTCACCGTGGCGATTGGTTGCACAGGTGGCCAGCATCGTTCGGTCTATCTGGCCGAGCAACTCGCCGCCGCCTTTGCAAGCGACCGGCAGGTATTGGTCCGCCATCGTCAATTGACAGGAGATGCGCGCGGATGA
- the hprK gene encoding HPr(Ser) kinase/phosphatase, whose translation MPQITVRQLFIDNAEKLRLIWLAGQSGANNLLSNDADQKKLSLALVGHLNFVHPNRIQVLGLAEIEYLHSLDPAAMRKSIEHVFGNEMAAMIVANGQQVPDLLREACERAHVPLLTSPEQSPYLMDVLRFYLAKALAVSTNLHGVFLDVLEVGVMITGESAMGKSELALELVSRGHGLVADDVVEFYRIAPDTLEGRCPPLLRDFLEVRGLGVLNIRTIFGETAVRPRKNLKLIIHLTKMAESVSPLDRLQMQAATQEILGIDIRKVVLPVAAGRNLAVLVEAAVRNYILQLRGIDSTREFIERHQRFMEAGE comes from the coding sequence ATGCCGCAAATTACGGTTAGACAACTGTTCATCGACAATGCCGAAAAGCTTCGCCTGATCTGGCTGGCTGGGCAAAGTGGTGCCAATAACCTGCTGTCCAACGATGCCGACCAGAAAAAGCTGTCACTGGCGTTGGTGGGGCATCTGAACTTTGTTCATCCAAACCGTATCCAGGTGCTTGGCCTGGCAGAAATTGAATACCTGCACAGCCTCGACCCCGCTGCCATGCGCAAATCAATTGAGCATGTATTTGGCAATGAAATGGCAGCGATGATTGTTGCCAACGGTCAGCAGGTCCCCGATTTATTGCGCGAAGCATGCGAACGCGCACATGTCCCACTGCTCACCTCCCCGGAACAGTCTCCATACCTGATGGACGTATTGCGCTTCTATCTGGCAAAGGCGCTGGCGGTCTCTACCAATCTTCATGGCGTGTTTCTGGATGTACTTGAAGTCGGGGTGATGATTACCGGCGAAAGCGCCATGGGTAAGAGTGAACTGGCGCTAGAACTGGTTTCGCGTGGTCACGGCTTGGTGGCAGATGATGTGGTCGAATTCTACCGAATTGCACCTGATACGCTCGAAGGGCGCTGCCCCCCCTTGTTACGCGACTTCCTGGAAGTGCGCGGATTGGGCGTACTCAATATTCGCACTATTTTCGGTGAGACGGCCGTCCGGCCACGCAAAAACCTCAAACTCATCATTCACCTGACCAAGATGGCCGAATCGGTATCTCCGCTGGATCGACTGCAGATGCAGGCGGCCACGCAGGAAATTCTCGGTATCGACATCCGCAAAGTCGTGCTCCCTGTGGCGGCGGGTCGTAACCTCGCGGTTCTGGTGGAGGCCGCGGTGCGTAACTACATTCTGCAATTACGCGGCATTGACTCGACACGCGAGTTTATTGAACGGCATCAACGCTTCATGGAGGCGGGCGAATGA
- a CDS encoding PTS sugar transporter subunit IIA produces MSLITDILPISNIFLDQEITSKKRLFEQAGLHFENTKGIARSATFDALIARERMGSTALGQSVAIPHGRVAGLKTAVACLFRMAQPIPFEAPDGKPVALAVVLLVPEQANELHLRILSELAQRFSDRKIREGLLAATDSAALHALLD; encoded by the coding sequence ATGAGCCTGATTACCGACATCCTGCCGATCAGCAATATCTTCCTCGATCAGGAAATCACCAGCAAAAAGCGCCTGTTTGAACAAGCCGGCCTGCATTTTGAAAACACCAAAGGCATTGCCCGCAGTGCAACCTTCGACGCACTCATTGCACGCGAGCGCATGGGGTCGACTGCACTGGGACAAAGCGTGGCGATTCCACATGGCCGGGTAGCAGGGCTCAAAACTGCGGTTGCCTGCCTATTTCGCATGGCGCAGCCGATTCCATTTGAAGCCCCGGATGGCAAACCTGTTGCGCTTGCTGTGGTATTGCTGGTGCCCGAACAGGCGAATGAGCTACATTTACGCATATTGAGCGAGCTTGCCCAACGCTTCAGCGATCGCAAGATCCGCGAAGGATTGTTGGCTGCGACAGATTCGGCTGCACTGCACGCATTGCTGGATTAG
- the raiA gene encoding ribosome-associated translation inhibitor RaiA, translating to MNLTISGHHLDITPAIREYVTTKLERVTRHFDHVIDMNVTLSVDKLNHKVEVNVHLRGKDIHVESIEQDMYAAIDLLADKLDRQVIKHKEKLHGDRHNPIKFQEIQQPAA from the coding sequence ATGAACCTGACCATCAGCGGACATCATCTCGACATCACCCCGGCAATCCGGGAATATGTTACGACCAAGCTTGAACGTGTAACGCGCCACTTCGATCACGTGATCGACATGAACGTGACACTTTCCGTAGACAAGCTGAATCACAAGGTCGAAGTTAACGTCCATCTGCGTGGCAAGGACATTCATGTCGAAAGCATCGAACAGGACATGTATGCAGCCATTGACCTGCTTGCCGACAAGCTGGACCGCCAGGTCATCAAGCACAAGGAAAAACTGCACGGCGATCGCCACAATCCGATCAAGTTTCAGGAGATTCAACAACCTGCAGCCTGA
- a CDS encoding RNA polymerase factor sigma-54, with the protein MKQSLQLKLSQQLSLTPQLQQAIRLLQLSTLDLNQEIEQFLTDNPMLERGDEPAGDNDAADETPLSGEDTTERDFDADTDENWWQESSGSSRNDDDQDFDPRTNISRLPTLREHLMAQLGELPISDRDHALAEMIVDALDEDGYLTTPLQEILELLPADFREEQEIEIDDLSYGWKLVRQLDPCGVGAVDLEDCIRQQLTALESDQTGRKLALEITKGHLDLLAAKEYSKLKKTLKCDDQQLKEAQELIRRMNPRPGAAFGESETRYVIADVVVKKTRQGWLAQLNGAAVPKLRINQLYANILRQNKEGGSSLAGQLQEARWLIKNVQQRFDTILRVAQAIVEKQQRFLEHGEVAMRPLVLRDIADELGLHESTVSRVTTQKFMLTPRGVFEFKYFFGSHVDTDSGGECSATAIKALIKQLVQNEDKNKPLSDSALTDSLCAQGIKVARRTVAKYREALNIPPVNLRKSL; encoded by the coding sequence ATGAAACAATCCCTGCAACTCAAGCTCTCTCAACAGCTTTCGCTCACGCCTCAGCTTCAGCAGGCAATCCGCCTGCTTCAGCTATCGACACTGGATCTGAATCAGGAAATCGAGCAGTTTCTGACGGACAACCCGATGCTCGAGCGGGGCGATGAACCGGCTGGTGACAATGATGCAGCGGATGAAACACCCCTCTCCGGCGAAGATACAACTGAGCGCGACTTTGACGCAGATACCGATGAGAACTGGTGGCAGGAAAGCAGCGGCTCCAGTAGAAACGACGACGATCAGGACTTTGATCCGCGTACCAATATCTCCCGCCTGCCGACCTTACGCGAACATCTGATGGCGCAACTCGGCGAGCTCCCCATTTCTGACCGAGACCATGCATTGGCAGAAATGATTGTTGATGCACTAGACGAAGATGGCTATCTCACGACGCCCTTACAGGAAATTCTAGAGCTTCTACCTGCGGACTTTCGCGAGGAACAGGAAATCGAGATTGATGACCTGAGCTATGGCTGGAAACTGGTACGGCAGCTTGATCCATGCGGTGTCGGCGCGGTTGATCTGGAGGACTGCATCCGTCAGCAACTGACTGCGCTTGAGTCGGATCAAACCGGTCGTAAGCTCGCCCTCGAAATCACCAAGGGACATCTCGATTTATTGGCAGCGAAGGAGTACAGTAAGCTTAAGAAAACGCTGAAATGCGACGACCAGCAACTGAAGGAAGCTCAGGAACTGATCAGGCGCATGAACCCGCGACCGGGGGCTGCGTTCGGTGAAAGCGAAACAAGGTACGTGATTGCCGACGTGGTCGTGAAAAAGACGCGACAGGGATGGCTGGCACAGTTAAATGGTGCCGCCGTACCAAAACTCAGGATCAACCAGTTGTACGCGAATATCCTGCGACAGAACAAGGAAGGCGGATCCAGTCTGGCCGGGCAGCTTCAGGAGGCCCGCTGGCTGATCAAGAACGTTCAGCAGCGATTTGACACGATCCTGCGGGTGGCGCAGGCTATAGTTGAAAAGCAGCAGCGTTTTCTGGAGCACGGCGAAGTCGCCATGCGGCCACTTGTCCTGAGGGATATTGCGGATGAACTGGGTCTGCACGAATCCACGGTTTCTCGCGTTACCACGCAAAAGTTCATGCTCACGCCGCGCGGCGTCTTCGAGTTCAAGTATTTCTTTGGCAGCCATGTCGATACTGACTCTGGCGGTGAATGCTCTGCTACCGCCATCAAGGCTCTTATCAAACAGCTGGTTCAGAATGAGGACAAGAACAAACCCCTGAGCGACAGCGCGTTAACCGACTCACTGTGTGCACAGGGGATCAAGGTAGCCAGAAGAACGGTTGCCAAATATCGGGAGGCGCTAAATATCCCGCCCGTTAATCTGCGGAAGTCCCTCTAG
- the lptB gene encoding LPS export ABC transporter ATP-binding protein: MSRLTASHLQKRYKARLAVRDVSMHVDSGEVVGLLGPNGAGKTTSFYMIVGLVAVNGGSIHLDDTDLTHMAVHQRAQLGLGYLPQEMSIFRKLDVADNIRSILELHYPDEASVQQRLEELLHELHISHLRESPALSLSGGERRRVEIARALAANPRFILLDEPFAGVDPIAVMDIQKIIRFLKDRGIGVLITDHNVRETLGICDRAYIINEGAVLADGAPEEIVRNDSVRKVYLGEHFRL, from the coding sequence ATGAGCCGACTGACCGCCAGCCATTTACAGAAACGCTATAAGGCTCGCCTGGCCGTACGTGATGTCAGCATGCACGTGGACAGTGGCGAAGTTGTGGGTCTGCTTGGGCCTAATGGTGCAGGTAAAACAACCAGCTTTTATATGATTGTGGGGTTGGTTGCCGTCAACGGCGGCAGTATTCATCTGGATGATACCGATCTGACACATATGGCCGTTCACCAGCGGGCGCAGCTGGGTCTGGGCTACCTGCCACAGGAAATGTCCATTTTTCGCAAACTGGATGTGGCCGACAATATCCGTTCCATCCTTGAACTTCACTATCCTGACGAAGCATCGGTACAACAGCGACTGGAAGAATTGCTGCATGAATTGCACATTTCACACCTGCGTGAATCGCCTGCGTTATCCTTGTCCGGTGGAGAACGTCGCCGCGTGGAAATCGCCCGGGCATTGGCTGCCAATCCGCGATTTATTTTGCTAGACGAACCGTTCGCAGGTGTCGACCCTATTGCTGTAATGGATATTCAGAAAATTATCCGCTTCCTGAAAGATCGCGGCATTGGCGTACTGATCACCGATCATAATGTTAGAGAAACACTCGGCATCTGTGATCGTGCATACATCATCAATGAAGGTGCCGTCCTTGCCGACGGCGCACCCGAGGAGATCGTGCGCAACGATAGTGTGCGCAAGGTGTACCTCGGTGAACATTTCCGACTGTAG
- the lptA gene encoding lipopolysaccharide transport periplasmic protein LptA codes for MRMNAENCLVDQKARQHQLTVCNHGVLITQGTLQIKADKVTIVSDAAGQQVFTLDGSPVEFRQKLDGTKGWVIGKGKQAVMKTASNEANLTGEASIQTPDSEVTGASIQYNMSSGETRVIPVASEQGKSTVRLTFKPKTRSEKAPTP; via the coding sequence ATGCGCATGAATGCCGAAAACTGTCTGGTTGATCAGAAGGCCAGGCAACATCAGCTTACGGTGTGCAACCATGGCGTTCTGATTACCCAGGGTACGTTGCAGATCAAGGCAGATAAAGTCACGATTGTCAGTGATGCAGCCGGGCAGCAGGTATTTACGCTGGATGGCAGCCCCGTCGAGTTCCGACAAAAACTGGATGGCACAAAAGGCTGGGTGATTGGCAAGGGCAAACAAGCCGTCATGAAAACAGCTAGCAATGAAGCGAATCTGACCGGAGAGGCCAGCATTCAGACGCCTGACAGCGAAGTAACCGGTGCCAGTATCCAATACAACATGAGTAGTGGTGAAACACGTGTCATTCCCGTTGCAAGCGAGCAAGGGAAGAGTACCGTCCGACTCACATTCAAACCCAAAACACGTTCCGAAAAAGCCCCCACACCATGA
- the lptA gene encoding lipopolysaccharide transport periplasmic protein LptA, with the protein MNLLTNSLVILMILPMAVHAEKADREKDITIGSVKDCLVRPIDKKTPDLKQYSCEKDVSIQQGTMEAHGDKLVAEQQAEGQQRISLDGVPVSFKQKLDDDRGWINAKGSKLVFETDSHTAHIAGGAWIKTDSHEITASRVSYNSETEEVHAVGETADNPRGRVHIEIKPRATQVSK; encoded by the coding sequence ATGAACCTGCTCACTAACAGCCTTGTAATCCTGATGATCCTTCCTATGGCGGTGCATGCCGAAAAAGCGGATCGTGAAAAAGATATCACCATCGGCTCCGTCAAGGATTGTCTTGTCCGGCCGATTGATAAGAAAACACCTGATCTGAAGCAGTACAGCTGCGAAAAGGATGTGTCGATTCAGCAAGGCACCATGGAAGCGCATGGCGATAAACTGGTCGCCGAACAACAAGCAGAGGGCCAGCAACGCATTTCACTCGATGGCGTACCAGTATCATTCAAGCAAAAGCTGGATGATGATCGCGGCTGGATCAATGCGAAGGGTAGCAAGCTGGTGTTTGAAACGGATAGCCATACTGCACATATTGCGGGCGGTGCCTGGATCAAAACGGATTCTCACGAAATTACAGCATCCCGGGTGAGCTATAACAGCGAAACAGAAGAAGTGCACGCTGTGGGCGAAACCGCAGACAATCCGCGTGGCCGGGTACATATCGAAATTAAACCCCGAGCAACACAAGTCAGCAAATGA
- the lptC gene encoding LPS export ABC transporter periplasmic protein LptC, with protein sequence MVLDRLARAFPLLLLTALAALAAWLNNATEIEALMPPRAHDRPDTILQDAHSVMYAPDGTKLYEIQSAEMQHIPEGDITLLKEVRIDQTPSGKPILHIKGDTAKLWDRGHQVELNGQVTLRRDDYPGIEPLEVATSNLQLDTLTSKANTSQPIRARTPSRDISSVGMDYDHEHSQLVLKSKVQITYEPAH encoded by the coding sequence ATGGTGCTTGATCGCCTTGCACGGGCTTTCCCCCTACTCTTGTTGACTGCTCTGGCCGCACTGGCGGCCTGGCTCAACAATGCGACGGAAATTGAAGCATTAATGCCGCCGCGCGCGCACGATCGTCCGGATACGATTCTGCAGGATGCGCATTCCGTGATGTATGCCCCGGATGGCACCAAACTCTACGAAATTCAGTCTGCTGAAATGCAGCATATTCCTGAAGGAGATATCACGCTGCTTAAGGAAGTGCGCATCGATCAAACACCGTCCGGCAAGCCGATATTGCATATCAAGGGTGACACTGCAAAACTCTGGGATCGCGGTCATCAGGTTGAATTGAATGGACAAGTCACGCTCAGACGGGATGACTATCCGGGTATCGAACCCCTTGAGGTGGCAACCAGTAACCTGCAATTGGATACGCTGACAAGCAAAGCCAACACCAGTCAACCCATCAGGGCGCGTACGCCCTCTCGCGATATCAGCTCTGTCGGCATGGATTACGATCACGAGCACTCGCAACTTGTTCTGAAGTCGAAAGTACAGATTACGTATGAACCTGCTCACTAA
- a CDS encoding KpsF/GutQ family sugar-phosphate isomerase, whose translation MTQQTLAHPNDFIALARDVLETEMAGIRHISSKLDGDFMTAHAMMLGCKGRIVVTGIGKSGHIGRKIAATLASTGTPAFFMHPGEAAHGDLGMITGDDVVLAMSNSGESDELISILPAIKRRGARIIAMSGNPQSTLAKAASAHLDAGVEREACPINLAPTASTTAALALGDALAVCLMHARGFDRDDYALSHPGGSLGRRLLMHVSDVMHTGDDMPVVQINASIRDALLEISRKGFGLTAVLDGDVLVGVFTDGDLARTLDRGVEIGSTRIDTVMTRTPKCIREDQLAVEAVQQMELHKVYVLLVTDGSVLKGVIKMHDLMKAGVV comes from the coding sequence ATGACACAGCAAACTCTCGCTCATCCAAACGACTTCATCGCCCTTGCTCGTGACGTACTGGAAACTGAAATGGCTGGTATCCGCCACATTTCCAGCAAGCTTGATGGCGACTTTATGACTGCTCACGCCATGATGCTCGGCTGTAAGGGACGCATCGTGGTGACCGGCATTGGAAAATCCGGACACATCGGCCGCAAAATTGCTGCGACGCTTGCCAGTACGGGCACCCCTGCATTTTTCATGCACCCCGGTGAAGCTGCCCATGGTGATCTGGGTATGATCACAGGGGACGATGTTGTGCTCGCCATGTCGAATTCAGGCGAAAGCGACGAACTGATCTCGATTCTGCCTGCCATCAAGCGACGGGGAGCGCGCATCATCGCGATGAGCGGAAATCCGCAATCTACGTTGGCGAAAGCGGCTAGCGCCCATCTCGACGCAGGCGTCGAGCGCGAAGCCTGCCCCATCAATCTTGCGCCGACAGCCAGTACCACCGCTGCACTCGCACTCGGCGACGCACTCGCGGTTTGTCTGATGCACGCACGTGGTTTTGACCGCGATGATTACGCACTTTCACATCCCGGCGGTAGTCTGGGTAGACGCCTGCTGATGCATGTCAGCGATGTCATGCACACCGGTGATGACATGCCTGTGGTGCAGATCAATGCCAGTATTCGTGATGCGCTGCTGGAAATATCCCGCAAGGGGTTCGGACTGACTGCAGTACTGGATGGAGATGTGTTGGTAGGCGTATTTACCGATGGCGATCTTGCTCGCACGCTGGATCGTGGCGTCGAGATTGGCAGCACGCGCATTGATACCGTCATGACCCGCACGCCGAAGTGCATCCGCGAAGATCAATTGGCCGTTGAAGCTGTTCAGCAAATGGAACTGCACAAAGTGTATGTATTGCTGGTCACAGATGGCAGCGTACTGAAGGGTGTCATCAAGATGCATGATCTGATGAAAGCGGGTGTGGTCTGA